The proteins below come from a single Pichia kudriavzevii chromosome 2, complete sequence genomic window:
- a CDS encoding uncharacterized protein (PKUD0B07070; similar to Saccharomyces cerevisiae YCL010C (SGF29); ancestral locus Anc_1.409), whose amino-acid sequence MDSGTQLEKLREVVKTIEDVDGAVPAALAAMPTDGLLNVASQVKMLIDAIPDTMGVSLGVCGATERAVDMVSPNDTTGPLETAAEEGGFAEPLSMSRPLRAPLAATTSTVSKTTRSDSLVSPLETSTGATMAVVEPLAAVEEALPQTLVQTGPAKATTIGQRFGYPAPPPLSTYNGKIGRSFYTSAYNASTPILPNSQVAYSSNQGSEWILCRVLKVLTETRFEIQDPEPDESHPHGQIFRAHYKQVILVPVHLQPSAIAKLKTYKVGMRVLAKYPETTTFYKAEVVGNDGDECLLQFEGEEEAEKTTRVHRAFVLPCPK is encoded by the coding sequence ATGGATTCCGGAACACAACTAGAGAAACTACGGGAGGTTGTCAAGACGATCGAGGACGTTGACGGCGCTGTTCCTGCTGCGTTGGCGGCAATGCCAACAGATGGGTTGCTCAATGTGGCTTCGCAGGTGAAGATGCTCATTGATGCCATTCCGGACACCATGGGGGTCAGTTTGGGTGTTTGTGGGGCTACAGAGCGGGCTGTTGATATGGTCTCTCCAAACGACACGACGGGACCTTTGGAGACAGCAGCAGAGGAAGGTGGATTTGCGGAGCCATTGTCAATGTCACGTCCGTTACGAGCACCATTGGCGGCTACAACGTCGACAGTTTCGAAGACAACACGGTCGGATTCGTTAGTGTCACCTTTGGAAACAAGTACGGGAGCAACTATGGCTGTTGTGGAACCATTGGCAGCAGTGGAAGAAGCGTTGCCCCAGACACTAGTACAGACAGGACCCGCCAAGGCCACCACTATAGGACAACGGTTTGGATATCCTGCGCCGCCGCCGTTGTCGACATACAACGGCAAGATTGGACGGTCCTTCTACACTTCTGCATACAATGCCTCAACACCCATCTTACCCAATTCGCAGGTGGCGTATTCGAGTAACCAGGGGAGTGAATGGATCTTGTGCCGTGTGCTGAAGGTGTTAACGGAGACGAGGTTTGAGATCCAGGACCCTGAGCCTGATGAGTCGCATCCACACGGACAAATCTTCCGTGCCCATTACAAGCAGGTTATTCTCGTCCCCGTGCATTTGCAGCCGTCGGCCATTGCCAAGTTGAAGACGTACAAGGTGGGGATGAGGGTGTTGGCCAAGTACCCGGAGACCACGACCTTCTACAAGGCGGAGGTTGTGGGCAACGATGGGGACGAGTGTCTGCTACAGTTCGAAGGAGAGGAGGAGGCAGAGAAGACCACACGGGTACATCGTGCGTTTGTTCTACCATGTCCGAAATGA
- a CDS encoding uncharacterized protein (PKUD0B07030; similar to Saccharomyces cerevisiae YDR297W (SUR2); ancestral locus Anc_5.314) translates to MSSSLVQSLLGAVFPTSDLEAIDSPIKPFSHITVKPDLIPGYRDSYVALAAPVIAYWTYSIFFHIVDEYKLLEKYRIHPSEEQLSKNRVTQAVVLRDVLFQHFIQSLTGYYVAKFDPIFTTGYENAYLWQIRQSLPGFIPTVLIYAGYWYFSSLAKIVVAFVIIDTWQFFLHKTMHENKWLYRHFHARHHQLYVPYAFGALFNNPVEGFLLDTCGTGLAAISLGLSPRETIFLYTFSTLKTVDDHCGYQLPWDLFQYVFPNNSIYHDIHHQMFGIKYNFSQPFFVVWDRWFNTTYHDIDNYKNKQQEITVAKYRQFLKERKERNKKE, encoded by the coding sequence ATGTCCAGCTCTCTCGTACAATCTCTCCTCGGAGCGGTTTTTCCAACCTCCGATCTTGAGGCTATTGATTCACCAATCAAGCCTTTCTCTCACATCACCGTCAAACCTGATCTAATTCCAGGTTATAGAGACTCATATGTCGCATTGGCTGCTCCAGTTATTGCATATTGGACttattccattttctttcatattgttgatgaatacaaactacttgaaaaatacagaaTCCATCCTTCCGAAGAACAACTCTCCAAAAATAGAGTCACCCAGGCCGTCGTTCTAAGGGATGTGttatttcaacattttatTCAATCTTTAACTGGTTACTACGTTGCTAAATTCGACCCTATCTTCACAACCGGTTACGAAAACGCTTATCTTTGGCAAATCAGGCAATCGCTTCCCGGATTTATTCCAACGGTACTAATTTATGCTGGTTACTGGTACTTTTCCTCGCTAGCTAAAATCGTGGTTGCATTCGTCATTATCGATACATGGCAATTCTTCCTACATAAAACAATGCATGAAAATAAATGGCTTTATAGACATTTCCATGCTCGTCACCATCAACTCTATGTCCCTTATGCATTTGGCGCATTGTTCAATAACCCAGTGGAAGGCTTCTTACTCGATACTTGCGGTACCGGTTTGGCTGCAATCTCTTTGGGGCTATCTCCAAGAGAAACCATTTTCCTTTACACCTTCTCAACCTTAAAAACCGTCGATGATCATTGTGGCTACCAATTACCTTGGGATCTCTTCCAGTATGTTTTCCCAAACAACTCCATTTATCATGACATCCATCATCAAATGTTTGGAATCAAATATAACTTCTCCCAAcctttctttgttgtttgGGACAGATGGTTCAACACAACCTATCATGATATTGATAACTACAAAAACAAGCAGCAGGAAATCACCGTTGCTAAGTACAGACAGTTCTTAAAGGaaagaaaggaaagaaataaGAAAGAGTAA
- a CDS encoding uncharacterized protein (PKUD0B07040; similar to Saccharomyces cerevisiae YGR084C (MRP13); ancestral locus Anc_3.414) has protein sequence MQKSGPTSLYAFKQQLDAFIKFHSLSSQWRPLVYRPRNADQLTSMNAVDKFNRPLTPQKYPGTPSQAKFEKFVKLLVDPEEVRLLRSSFKDLFKLRLSNKGKKDIKYIKPSMINMFLYKSFALNYKLYSENLLFLNQVCEEDSVWSVKNTEAVAFLTSMLLKYNPQLVTYDQFNKKLQYYIKRANLDPSKSILFNASSLIASIYSGKIDNNALDNLDKLTSERVYKVREGAPYLEYDHAYSILTALKEAANVAQDEKLNNILERWNGFLNDVAQIKDIESAYEGIVANPPLLEAEQQEEASS, from the coding sequence ATGCAGAAATCAGGTCCTACATCTCTATATGCTTTTAAGCAACAACTGGATGCATTTATTAAGTTCCATTCGTTGTCATCTCAATGGAGACCTCTGGTTTATCGTCCTCGTAATGCCGACCAATTAACTTCAATGAATGCcgttgataaattcaatagACCTTTAACCCCACAAAAGTATCCAGGTACTCCATCTCAGGctaaatttgagaaatttgtTAAGTTATTGGTTGACCCGGAAGAAGTGCGTCTACTTAGAAGTTCCTTTAAAGATCTTTTTAAATTGAGATTGTCTAATAAGGGTAAAAAGGatatcaaatatatcaaacCTTCAATGATCAACATGTTTCTGTATAAATCATTTGCCCTTAATTACAAGCTTTACTCTGAGaatttgttatttttaAATCAAGTTTGTGAGGAAGATTCTGTTTGGAGTGTGAAAAATACCGAAGCTGTTGCATTCTTAACTTCAATGTTACTTAAATATAATCCTCAATTGGTTACTTATGATCAATTCAATAAGAAACTCCAATATTACATCAAAAGGGCAAATTTGGAtccatcaaaatcaattttatttaatGCATCTTCATTAATTGCATCTATTTATTCGGGTAAAATAGACAATAATGCTCTTGATAATTTGGATAAATTAACTAGCGAGAGAGTCTATAAAGTTAGAGAAGGTGCTCCATATCTAGAATACGACCATGCTTATTCTATATTGACTGCATTGAAGGAAGCTGCCAATGTTGCACAAGAtgagaaattgaataaTATTCTTGAAAGATGGAATGGATTTCTCAATGATGTAGCTCAAATTAAAGATATTGAGAGTGCCTATGAAGGTATAGTGGCAAACCCACCTTTATTGGAAGCTGAACAACAAGAAGAGGCTTCCTCGTAG
- a CDS encoding uncharacterized protein (PKUD0B07080; similar to Saccharomyces cerevisiae YNL005C (MRP7); ancestral locus Anc_1.410) — MLAFINDGVRVVRSQVSQLMQVRHATKKVVSSKTHMQDSPGKRLGAKKYENSEVKTGQILYRQRGTKWYPGFNVGIGKDHTLFALEPGFVKYYLDPFHPKRKFIGVALNREDKLPYPHFEPTPRRLGRALLPERDASKEAEYLPRKVQLLKPEVEQKLREREEKRNTKLSTFMEKLAEFEALKELSKENLQIAAQRLLKIDGYLRGGKSLKDSRFNATFYFAYDTKLAVKRGELAQDEADAQIDTYKKIALLVDKTVMFDAKYQLVKNLTEEELESLKATSLAELDQLIPDRNKPVSKKDHKQALEIIGRPCFSLKMQSGLEKHYLKPLIPIVGDVNPKDKHVVAIPTMNVETRKIETVYMRKNFV; from the coding sequence ATGTTGGCGTTTATCAATGACGGTGTCCGCGTTGTGCGTAGCCAGGTGTCTCAGCTGATGCAGGTGAGACATGCGACCAAGAAGGTTGTTTCGTCCAAGACACACATGCAAGATTCTCCAGGTAAGAGGCTAGGTGCTAAGAAATATGAGAATTCCGAGGTGAAGACCGGTCAGATCTTGTACAGACAGAGAGGTACCAAGTGGTATCCGGGCTTTAACGTTGGCATTGGTAAGGACCACACGTTGTTTGCCTTGGAGCCAGGGTTTGTTAAGTACTATCTCGACCCGTTCCATCCCAAGAGGAAGTTTATTGGTGTTGCGCTCAACAGAGAGGACAAGTTACCGTACCCTCATTTCGAGCCGACCCCTAGAAGACTGGGCAGGGCACTCTTGCCCGAGAGGGATGCCTCCAAGGAGGCGGAGTACTTGCCAAGAAAGGTACAATTGTTAAAGCCGGAAGTTGAGCAGAAATTGCGGGAAAGAGAGGAGAAGAGAAACACCAAGCTCAGTACATTCATGGAGAAGCTTGCTGAATTTGAAGCGCTTAAGGAGTTGTCAAAGGAAAATCTCCAAATTGCAGCCCAAAGACTGCTTAAGATTGATGGCTATTTACGTGGTGGTAAGTCTCTCAAAGATTCAAGATTCAATGCCACCTTTTACTTTGCCTACGATACGAAACTAGCTGTCAAAAGAGGCGAGCTTGCCCAGGATGAAGCTGATGCTCAGATTGACACTTACAAGAAGATTGCATTGCTTGTTGACAAGACTGTTATGTTTGATGCCAAATACCAACTTGTCAAGAACCTCACTGAGGAAGAACTGGAGTCTCTCAAGGCAACTTCTCTAGCTGAACTTGACCAGTTAATCCCAGACAGAAATAAGCCTGTCTCCAAGAAGGACCACAAACAGGCACTGGAGATTATTGGTCGTCCATGCTTCAGCTTGAAGATGCAAAGTGGCCTTGAAAAACACTACTTGAAGCCACTCATTCCAATTGTCGGTGATGTCAATCCAAAGGATAAGCACGTTGTTGCTATCCCAACCATGAATGTCGAAACAAGGAAAATCGAAACTGTTTACATGAGAAAGAACTTTGTTTAA
- a CDS encoding uncharacterized protein (PKUD0B07050; similar to Saccharomyces cerevisiae YNL323W (LEM3); ancestral locus Anc_3.16): MVQSHGVSNLQANMQNIFGGLRKRANKEGAEQKGEDSSVHLNDRDDLMEDDDDEYEAPLKSKKNTRRPKETAFTQQHLAAVHPILTAKTIVPLFVCLAIIFIPIGAAMLKASENVQDLQIDYSHCSEVAKEGMWTTVPDEYYEFHFQEDVTIKPQWRLGSDSAWDAYPEEKVICEVQFEIPNTMKGPIYYFYKLTNFHANHRQYVKSFSEDQIQGKVASVSTIRDSVGQNCKPLATDDAGKIIYPCGLIANSMFNDTFTSNLIGVNGTTSDFNMTNKGIAWSTNSKRFQKTQYSYKDIVPPPNWVKKFPEGYNSSNVPDISQWAEFQNWMAPAALADFSNMVLRSDEDLGKGVYQTNVGLHFPTVEYNGKKIIYITTSSAIGGRNSFLGVAWIIGGAICLALALAVFVGVLLKGRKSGDTSLLSWNRGVVDDE; the protein is encoded by the coding sequence ATGGTGCAGTCACATGGTGTTTCGAATTTGCAGGCAAACATGCAGAATATTTTTGGTGGGCTTCGGAAGAGAGCCAATAAGGAAGGAGCCGAGCAGAAAGGTGAAGATAGTTCTGTGCATTTGAACGATCGTGATGATCTTATGGAGgacgacgatgatgaaTACGAGGCGCCATTGAAgtccaagaaaaatacaCGTCGGCCGAAGGAGACTGCGTTTACGCAGCAACATCTAGCAGCTGTGCATCCGATTCTGACAGCCAAGACAATAGTGCCACTCTTTGTGTGTCTAgccattattttcatccCCATTGGAGCAGCCATGTTAAAGGCTAGCGAGAATGTACAGGATTTACAGATCGACTATTCACACTGTTCGGAGGTGGCGAAGGAGGGTATGTGGACTACCGTGCCGGATGAATACTACGAGTTTCACTTCCAAGAGGATGTTACTATAAAGCCGCAATGGCGATTGGGGAGTGACAGTGCTTGGGATGCGTATCCCGAGGAGAAGGTTATCTGTGAGGTGCAATTTGAGATACCCAACACGATGAAGGGTCCTATATACTATTTCTACAAGTTGACAAATTTCCATGCTAACCATAGACAGTATGTAAAGTCGTTCAGTGAAGACCAGATCCAGGGCAAGGTTGCCAGTGTGAGCACTATCAGGGATTCCGTAGGACAGAACTGCAAGCCTTTAGCTACAGATGATGCGGGGAAAATCATCTATCCATGTGGGTTAATTGCCAATTCAATGTTCAACGACACGTTTACGTCTAATTTAATAGGCGTCAATGGGACTACGAGTGATTTTAACATGACCAACAAGGGCATTGCATGGTCGACGAATTCCAAGAGGTTCCAAAAGACTCAATACAGCTATAAGGATATAGTTCCACCACCGAATTGGGTGAAGAAGTTCCCCGAGGGGTACAACTCTAGCAATGTACCGGATATATCGCAATGGGCCGAGTTCCAGAATTGGATGGCTCCAGCTGCACTAGCtgatttttccaatatGGTGTTACGGAGTGATGAGGATCTGGGGAAGGGGGTCTACCAGACCAACGTGGGTCTTCATTTCCCCACTGTTGAGTACAACGGCAAGAAGATTATCTACATCACCACGTCGAGTGCCATTGGTGGCCGTAACTCTTTCCTTGGGGTTGCCTGGATCATTGGGGGAGCCATTTGTCTAGCTCTAGCACTTGCTGTGTTTGTAGGGGTGTTATTGAAGGGGCGCAAATCCGGCGACACCAGTCTGCTCTCGTGGAACCGGGGTGTCGTTGATGACGAGTGA
- a CDS encoding uncharacterized protein (PKUD0B07020; similar to Saccharomyces cerevisiae YDR296W (MHR1); ancestral locus Anc_5.313) produces the protein MATKFRNAFWLRSNDFAPQVYLFRNIQSGQIVYSQMPHVTKYQIKQQFFRPNWENRKPHPRHDIWRPLAVAEFASYEDAVRAYHGLVELRYMREVSKKKEAQSMRKLNEYNRIWCSGQYRPTYTMEATADLATVLDEFKLASDTTIYWDGLWWRGDPKQWNPEINHQDMERFGRREKFVILDEIREKGLLNFKQKQQQQQQPEMNEQQQQQQQQLS, from the coding sequence ATGGCAACCAAGTTTAGAAATGCCTTTTGGCTTAGATCCAATGATTTTGCGCCACAGGTTTATCTTTTTAGAAACATCCAATCTGGCCAAATTGTATATTCTCAAATGCCTCATGTTacaaaataccaaataAAGCAGCAATTCTTCCGCCCAAACTGGGAAAATAGGAAACCTCATCCACGTCATGATATCTGGCGCCCATTGGCTGTAGCCGAATTTGCTAGTTATGAAGATGCAGTCAGAGCTTACCATGGGTTAGTTGAACTTAGATATATGAGagaagtttcaaaaaagaaagaagctCAAAGTATGAGGAAACTAAACGAATACAATAGAATTTGGTGTTCTGGACAATATAGACCAACTTATACAATGGAAGCAACTGCGGATTTGGCCACTGTGTTGGATGAATTCAAATTGGCTTCTGACACTACTATTTATTGGGATGGCCTTTGGTGGAGAGGTGATCCTAAACAATGGAACCCAGAAATTAATCACCAAGATATGGAAAGGTTTggaagaagagagaaattTGTCATTTTGGATGAAATCAGAGAAAAAGGtttgttgaatttcaagcaaaaacaacaacaacaacaacaacctGAGATGaatgaacaacaacaacaacaacaacaacaactatCTTAG
- a CDS encoding uncharacterized protein (PKUD0B07060; Pfam Domains: Myb_DNA-binding(8.4e-23)) encodes MHTHHHQQQEQHQQQQQQQQQQHPPLPLPLALPHPHPQSLTLPHPHHLQHQHQLPYQHQHQQPPQQMSLPLSTHLYRGPTYISPSQHSPHHPPQGQQLLYQGYPLYYQHSSPTPSTLPVPVSVPVQPFQGGQPIQHPQHPQHPQPVQLQQQQQQPLVSNGGIKPDTNTNTNINTNINENTNGESKLRRGPWSPEEDKQLLELVSMFGGEKNLNWVKISQILETRTAKQARERYHQNLKPSLNRSPISPEEGRLIEELVEKHGKRWAEIARHLNGRSDNAIKNWWNGGANRRKRLNGKKNDNDGREEGEEGMEGKDGKDVKKDDKEKGAINSLLSTQNPSDSLTKSNRFDLSPSTADRDRKRKVHDEGTSKRRNSIASTSSLNGNAGVPFLSPTSSNSLKSKSSRASSVGSTEFFESHGPLYTGPNSRRASMWAFPPSSSHRGSVGSIPGNHNLRRASLNVNAQMSSRRGSLGGRLSITSLNQYALSQQHQQQHQQQHSQQTSTTSPASSPSLSVSTVSVPSSTGETLSFKKNIFKKGFNLGATPVYQEGGIKAVEGPKGESDGLEREKKKKGCSKMSIASLVS; translated from the coding sequence ATGCACAcccaccaccaccaacaacaagaacagcatcaacagcaacagcaacagcaacagcaacaacaccCGCCACTCCCGCTTCCGCTGGCTCTCCCCCATCCACACCCACAGTCCCTGACACTCCCTCACCCACATCACTtacaacatcaacatcagcTTCCATACCAACACCAGCATCAACAGCCTCCTCAACAAATGTCTCTTCCTCTTTCGACACATCTCTATAGAGGACCCACTTACATCTCTCCTTCTCAACACTCCCCCCATCATCCTCCACAGGGCCAACAGCTGCTCTACCAAGGTTATCCGCTCTACTACCAGCATTCTTCTCCAACTCCATCCACACTTCCTGTCCCCGTCTCTGTCCCCGTCCAGCCTTTCCAAGGAGGCCAACCGATCCAGCACCCCCAGCACCCCCAGCATCCCCAGCCAGTGCagttgcaacaacaacaacaacagccaCTAGTCTCTAATGGAGGCATCAAACCCgacaccaacaccaacaccaacatcaacaccaacatcaaCGAAAACACCAATGGGGAAAGTAAACTTCGACGTGGCCCATGGTCCCCTGAAGAAGACAAACAACTACTTGAACTTGTATCAATGTTTggaggagaaaaaaacttgaattgGGTGAAAATATCACAAATATTAGAAACCAGAACTGCCAAGCAAGCTCGAGAGAGGTACCATCAGAATTTAAAGCCTTCATTGAATAGGAGTCCTATATCACCCGAAGAGGGGAGGTTGATTGAGGAGTTGGTTGAGAAACATGGGAAAAGATGGGCTGAGATTGCACGTCACTTGAATGGCCGTAGTGATAATGCCATTAAGAATTGGTGGAATGGAGGCGCCAATCGTCGTAAGAGGTTGAATggcaagaaaaatgataatgatggtagagaagaaggagaagaggGAATGGAAGGAAAAGATGGGAAGGATGTCAAGAAGGACGACAAGGAGAAAGGTGCAATTAATAGTCTGTTATCCACGCAGAACCCCTCCGATTCATTGACCAAATCAAACAGATTCGATCTGTCTCCATCTACTGCAGATAGAGATCGTAAAAGAAAGGTACATGATGAAGGTACATCAAAGAGGAGAAATTCAATTGCATCTACGAGTAGCTTGAATGGGAATGCAGGCGTTCCATTTTTAAGTCCTACTAGTTCCAACTCTTTAAAGTCCAAGAGTTCTAGGGCCTCCTCTGTAGGATCCACCgaattctttgaatctcATGGCCCGTTATACACGGGTCCCAACAGTCGTCGTGCCTCCATGTGGGCGTTCCCGCCTTCTTCAAGCCACCGGGGGTCGGTGGGGAGTATTCCAGGCAACCACAATCTAAGAAGGGCCAGCCTGAATGTCAATGCACAAATGAGCTCTCGTAGGGGCAGTTTAGGAGGCCGGTTGTCAATTACAAGTTTGAACCAGTATGCTCTCTCACAGcagcatcaacaacagcatcaacaacagcatTCTCAGCAGACGTCGACAACGTCTCCTGCATCGTCTCCCTCCCTGTCTGTCTCTACGGTGTCCGTGCCGTCATCAACGGGGGAAACACTGTCGTTCAAGAAGAACATATTCAAGAAGGGTTTCAATTTGGGAGCTACTCCTGTCTACCAGGAGGGAGGTATCAAGGCGGTCGAAGGCCCCAAGGGAGAGAGTGACGGTCTGGAGCGtgagaagaagaagaaaggcTGTTCCAAGATGTCCATTGCCTCTCTTGTTAGTTGA
- a CDS encoding uncharacterized protein (PKUD0B07090; similar to Saccharomyces cerevisiae YDL045C (FAD1); ancestral locus Anc_3.146), whose protein sequence is MTPMSKRCLGLVNDFLTSDASLPLSQLSQEMIPPEIIDRHSKLSTPSTYPGMFDSGLHRATQEAVALTVENFREVFKFWKLEELSMSYNGGKDCEVQLIIYLAIIEELFGLSCTDGAVKGCYVHTENEFDEQMEFLQTSVQEFDLEFVGVYTKEASQSHVLSEGPHLKVVTSSTSTLMGGFKRYLEECPQVKAIIVGIRQTDPWGSNLQLQMKTDTYKGWPDFTRINPILHWKTAQIWYFLKWVELKWPHFKYCKLYDMGFTSIGGRNTTIRNPQLRRSNDKYWPAWWICNDESERLSRI, encoded by the coding sequence ATGACGCCAATGAGTAAACGATGCCTCGGGCTAGTAAATGACTTCCTTACGAGCGATGCGTCTCTTCCACTCTCTCAACTTTCTCAAGAGATGATCCCCCCGGAGATTATTGACCGACATTCCAAGCTAAGCACACCATCAACATATCCGGGCATGTTTGATAGCGGACTACACAGGGCTACACAGGAGGCTGTGGCACTAACGGTGGAGAATTTTAGGGAggttttcaagttttggaaattgGAAGAGTTGAGTATGTCGTATAACGGCGGAAAAGATTGCGAGGTACAGTTGATCATATACTTGGCTATAATCGAGGAGCTCTTTGGATTATCTTGCACTGATGGAGCTGTCAAGGGGTGCTACGTACATACGGAGAATGAGTTTGATGAGCAAATGGAATTTTTACAGACTTCAGTGCAGGAATTCGACCTTGAATTCGTTGGTGTTTATACAAAGGAAGCCAGCCAATCACATGTCTTATCCGAAGGCCCACATCTAAAGGTAGTGACTTCATCTACGTCCACCTTGATGGGTGGCTTTAAGAGGTATCTGGAGGAATGTCCACAAGTGAAGGCAATCATTGTAGGAATCAGACAAACAGATCCATGGGGGTCGAATCTTCAACtacaaatgaaaacagATACGTATAAGGGATGGCCCGATTTTACTAGGATAAACCCAATACTACACTGGAAGACCGCACAAATATGGTATTTCCTCAAATGGGTGGAATTGAAGTGGCCTCATTTCAAATACTGTAAACTCTACGATATGGGGTTTACCAGTATCGGTGGTAGGAATACAACTATAAGGAATCCGCAATTACGGAGAAGTAATGATAAGTATTGGCCTGCTTGGTGGATATGCAATGATGAAAGCGAAAGATTGAGTAGAATCTAA
- a CDS encoding uncharacterized protein (PKUD0B07010; similar to Saccharomyces cerevisiae YDR424C (DYN2); ancestral locus Anc_5.532), producing the protein MSSENINVKSTDLDDETKTHIVDILSSLYNEHKTQPSQLATAIKTKLDEELGSPWHVIVGKSFCSSISHEPKGFIYLYIENYAILCFKTA; encoded by the coding sequence ATGTCATCGGAAAACATCAATGTCAAATCCACAGATTTAGACGACGAGACAAAAACACACATTGTCGATATTTTATCATCCCTGTATAATGAACATAAAACACAGCCAAGTCAATTAGCCACTGCGATAAAAACCAAGTTGGACGAGGAGTTGGGTTCTCCTTGGCATGTTATAGTAGGCAAATCATTTTGTTCAAGCATTTCTCATGAACCAAAAGGTTTCATCTATCTGtacattgaaaactatGCAATACTATGCTTCAAAACAGCTTAA